From the Lolium rigidum isolate FL_2022 chromosome 2, APGP_CSIRO_Lrig_0.1, whole genome shotgun sequence genome, one window contains:
- the LOC124690009 gene encoding transcription factor SPEECHLESS-like — MEDGGLCKLFADDCESWQAASVDADDLVGILETWEECINGLGGGRDSVVPGVAAAFSRPSSVAVVGRAGAVASAMCARPTLGARRREADDEKSKGAPVRKKTKGSTSAAMVATAVDDTVDEGAAKMCHITVERNRRKQMNENLAVLRTLMPCFYVKRGDQASVIGGVVDYIKELQQVLHSLEAKKHRKVYAEQVLSPRPATSRAPSPRPPPLTLSPRPFIIKSMQRPLSPRLAVPISPGTPTPGSPYKPYLPHFNAYISPAMTPTTSSSSSSHAYDIVPVPRPYLPTLDSIVTELAAARPTGILLPDVKVEFAGPNLVLKTMSRRAPGQVLKIIAVLERLSLEIIHVSISAVHDATLHSFTIKIGIECEISAEELVHEIRQTFL; from the exons ATGGAGGACGGCGGCCTGTGTAAGCTCTTTGCCGACGACTGTGAGTCCTGGCAAGCAGCGTCCGTAGACGCGGACGACCTGGTCGGCATTCTCGAGACGTGGGAGGAGTGCATAAACGGCCTCGGCGGCGGCCGAGATAGCGTTGTGCCCGGCGTTGCTGCGGCGTTTAGCCGCCCGAGCAGTGTCGCCGTCGTCGGTCGTGCCGGTGCAGTGGCTAGCGCCATGTGTGCGAGGCCGACGCTGGGCGCCAGGCGCcgtgaagccgatgacgagaaatCTAAAGGAgctccggtgaggaagaagaccAAAGGATCGACGTCGGCTGCGATGGTGGCTACAGCGGTAGATGACACCGTGGACGAGGGAGCGGCGAAGATGTGCCACATCACGGTGGAGCGCAACCGGAGGAAGCAGATGAACGAGAACCTCGCCGTGCTACGCACTCTCATGCCTTGCTTCTATGTCAAGAGG GGAGACCAAGCATCCGTGATTGGAGGGGTGGTGGACTACATCAAGGAGCTGCAGCAAGTGCTTCACTCGCTGGAGGCGAAGAAGCACCGCAAAGTTTACGCCGAGCAG gtGCTCAGCCCGCGTCCAGCAACGTCAAGGGCGCCGAGCCCACGGCCACCACCTCTCACTCTCAGCCCGCGCCCGTTCATAATCAAGTCCATGCAACGGCCGCTCAGCCCGAGGCTCGCCGTGCCGATAAGCCCCGGCACGCCGACCCCGGGCAGCCCGTACAAGCCCTACCTGCCGCACTTCAATGCCTACATCTCGCCGGCCATGACGCCCACgacgtcctcctcttcgtcctcgcaCGCATATGATATCGTGCCGGTGCCGCGGCCTTACCTTCCAACCCTAGACAGCATCGTCACCGAGCTCGCCGCGGCCAGGCCCACGGGGATCCTCCTCCCTGACGTGAAGGTGGAGTTCGCCGGGCCGAACCTGGTGCTCAAGACCATGTCGCGCCGTGCGCCGGGGCAGGTGCTCAAGATCATCGCCGTGCTCGAGAGGCTGTCTCTCGAGATCATCCACGTCAGTATCAGCGCCGTCCACGACGCTACGCTGCACTCCTTCACTATCAAG